In one Roseburia intestinalis L1-82 genomic region, the following are encoded:
- a CDS encoding sulfide/dihydroorotate dehydrogenase-like FAD/NAD-binding protein, which yields MYPIVRREKLADKIYLMDVKAPRVAQYCEPGQFVIVKIDEEGERIPLTICDYDREAGTITIVFQTVGASTERMAYLQEGDAFQDFVGPLGCASDLIDEDIEELKKKKILFVAGGVGTAPVYPQVKWLHEHGVDCDVIMGSKTKDLLILVDQMKEVATNLYVTTDDGSYGFHGMGTNQLQELWDAGKRYDHCVAIGPMIMMKFVCKLTKELGIPTVVSMNPIMVDGTGMCGACRLIVGGEVKFACVDGPEFDGHQVDFDQAMKRQAQYKTEEGRAMLKLQEGDTHHGGCGNCQ from the coding sequence ATGTATCCAATCGTAAGAAGAGAAAAACTGGCAGATAAGATTTATCTTATGGATGTCAAAGCACCTCGTGTGGCACAGTACTGTGAGCCGGGGCAGTTTGTAATTGTAAAGATTGATGAGGAGGGCGAGCGTATTCCGCTTACCATTTGTGATTATGACAGGGAAGCAGGTACGATCACGATCGTATTCCAGACTGTCGGAGCATCTACAGAGCGTATGGCATATTTACAGGAAGGAGATGCATTCCAGGATTTTGTAGGCCCGCTTGGATGTGCGTCTGACCTGATTGACGAAGATATTGAAGAATTAAAGAAAAAGAAGATCCTTTTCGTTGCCGGAGGTGTTGGTACAGCACCGGTATATCCGCAGGTAAAATGGCTGCATGAGCACGGTGTGGACTGTGATGTGATCATGGGATCTAAGACAAAAGATCTGTTGATCTTAGTAGACCAGATGAAAGAAGTTGCGACAAATCTCTATGTGACGACCGATGATGGTTCTTATGGATTCCACGGTATGGGAACTAATCAGTTACAGGAACTCTGGGATGCAGGAAAACGCTATGATCACTGTGTAGCGATCGGACCGATGATCATGATGAAATTCGTATGTAAGCTGACAAAAGAGCTTGGAATCCCGACCGTTGTTTCCATGAACCCGATCATGGTAGACGGAACCGGAATGTGCGGTGCATGTCGTCTGATAGTAGGCGGGGAAGTAAAATTTGCCTGCGTGGACGGACCGGAGTTTGACGGGCATCAGGTTGATTTTGACCAGGCGATGAAACGTCAGGCACAGTACAAGACAGAAGAGGGAAGAGCGATGTTAAAGCTGCAGGAAGGTGATACACATCACGGCGGCTGTGGCAACTGTCAGTAG
- a CDS encoding ABC transporter ATP-binding protein has protein sequence MLIMKNVSKTFNPGTVNEKCALKNLNLELKDGDFATIIGSNGAGKSTLFNAITGAFFIDRGLIVLDGEDITYQKEHVRSKVIGHLFQDPLKGTAPHMTIEENMALAYLRAKTSKNAYFSRINAADKAKFREHLALLDMGLEDRMKQPVGLLSGGQRQALTLLMATMVTPKILLLDEHTAALDPATAKKVLDLTKQIVAERKITCLMVTHNMHQALELGNRTLMMDSGNIILDVSGEKRAGMTVEDLLEQFAVCAGKRLDNDRILFSQAE, from the coding sequence ATGTTAATTATGAAAAATGTCAGCAAGACCTTCAATCCGGGAACTGTCAATGAAAAATGCGCATTAAAAAATCTGAATCTGGAATTGAAGGATGGCGACTTTGCAACAATTATCGGAAGCAATGGAGCAGGTAAATCTACATTATTTAATGCAATCACCGGAGCATTTTTTATCGACCGGGGACTTATTGTGTTAGATGGGGAGGATATCACTTACCAGAAAGAACATGTGCGGAGCAAGGTGATTGGTCATTTGTTTCAGGATCCTTTAAAGGGAACCGCGCCGCATATGACGATCGAGGAAAATATGGCACTTGCCTATCTTCGCGCCAAAACCTCAAAAAATGCATATTTCAGCCGTATCAATGCGGCGGATAAGGCAAAATTCAGGGAGCACCTTGCACTGCTTGATATGGGGTTAGAGGATCGCATGAAGCAGCCGGTAGGACTCCTTTCCGGAGGACAGCGCCAGGCACTGACGCTTCTTATGGCGACGATGGTCACACCAAAGATCCTGCTGTTAGATGAGCATACGGCGGCATTGGATCCGGCAACCGCAAAAAAAGTGCTCGACCTGACCAAACAGATCGTTGCAGAGAGAAAGATCACCTGCCTTATGGTAACCCACAATATGCACCAGGCATTAGAACTTGGAAACCGTACCCTGATGATGGATTCCGGAAATATCATCTTAGATGTGAGCGGAGAAAAACGTGCGGGCATGACGGTGGAGGATCTGTTAGAGCAGTTTGCCGTCTGTGCCGGAAAGCGTTTGGACAATGACAGGATCCTGTTTTCGCAGGCGGAATGA
- a CDS encoding cation-translocating P-type ATPase encodes MEENVNQTEKEMAENEKQNQTGKEVAENADREQTETIRGLTAQQVAERKEKGLWNKKAESATKTTKEIVKSNVFTYFNLIFLVIALLLIGVGAFRDLTFLPIIVANTLIGIVQEIRSKKVLDDLSILNSPKTRVIREGSKKEIPAEELVMDDIVELSAGGQIPADAVVLEGQLNVNESLLTGEADEIVKKNGDELLSGSFVVSGSCLAQLTKVGEESYISKLTHRATQTKEGEQSEMIRSLNRLVQAVGIVIIPIGVVLFIQQFVYAGTPLRDSVTSMVAAIIGMIPEGLYLLASVAMAVSAMRLAKQQVLIHDMKCIETLARVDVLCVDKTGTITVPEMEVDQFILAEDLTKRVYEKDGDTKVYVDVKCGEEQEQKHAQIKGMIGEFAADMDADNATMEALKTYFKPDTLTKIKKAEKVFAFSSKTKYSGIISEGKSYVIGAPEFVLREDYAEYKDRIEAYSEKGYRVLVYGRYEGILDGQQLTEKVLPIAFIMLTNAIREGAKETFSYFTERGVEIKVISGDNPKTVAEIAEKAGICGADNYVDASTLTTDESIAQAVAKYQIFGRVTPDQKLKFVEALKAQGRTVAMTGDGVNDVLALKDADCSIAMASGSEAASQVAQLVLLDNDFSRMPSVVMEGRRVVNNIQRSASLYLVKNIFSMLLAVFSMISMINYPLEPSQISLISMFTIGIPSFVLALEPNKDRIQGHFMTNVLLKALPAGLTDFFAVSSLVLFCQVFGVNEEDISTSCTILVAIVGFMILYQIAKPMTAGHRVLMVGMVAGWLFCMIFVSHLFAIRDISGQCMMLTAVFTVAAESILRYLSKFVEWMRESLLVLKKKIHQATA; translated from the coding sequence ATGGAGGAAAATGTGAACCAGACAGAGAAAGAAATGGCAGAAAACGAAAAACAGAATCAGACGGGAAAAGAAGTGGCAGAAAATGCAGACCGGGAACAGACAGAAACGATCCGGGGACTGACCGCACAGCAGGTGGCAGAGCGGAAAGAAAAGGGTCTCTGGAATAAAAAAGCGGAGTCGGCGACAAAGACGACGAAAGAGATCGTAAAATCAAACGTATTTACATATTTTAACCTGATATTTTTAGTGATCGCGTTATTGTTAATCGGCGTTGGTGCTTTCCGGGATCTGACATTTCTTCCAATCATTGTTGCAAATACGCTGATCGGAATCGTGCAGGAGATCCGCTCGAAGAAGGTTCTGGATGATCTGTCTATCTTAAACAGTCCGAAAACACGGGTAATCCGGGAGGGCAGTAAAAAAGAAATACCGGCAGAAGAACTGGTGATGGATGATATCGTGGAGCTTTCTGCGGGCGGGCAGATACCGGCGGATGCGGTTGTGTTAGAAGGGCAGTTAAATGTGAATGAATCACTCCTTACCGGAGAAGCGGATGAAATTGTAAAGAAAAATGGCGATGAACTGCTGTCCGGCAGCTTTGTGGTGTCCGGCAGCTGTCTGGCACAGCTGACAAAAGTTGGGGAAGAGTCTTATATATCAAAACTTACCCACCGTGCAACACAGACGAAAGAGGGAGAACAGTCAGAGATGATCCGCTCTTTGAACCGGCTGGTGCAGGCAGTCGGTATTGTGATCATTCCCATTGGTGTGGTTCTTTTTATACAGCAGTTTGTATATGCGGGAACCCCTTTGCGGGACAGTGTGACAAGTATGGTCGCAGCGATCATTGGAATGATACCGGAGGGACTTTATCTGTTAGCGAGCGTTGCCATGGCGGTAAGTGCCATGCGTCTGGCAAAGCAGCAGGTTTTGATCCATGATATGAAATGTATTGAAACGTTAGCCCGCGTAGATGTACTTTGTGTGGACAAGACAGGAACAATTACAGTGCCGGAGATGGAAGTGGATCAGTTTATTCTTGCAGAAGACCTGACGAAAAGAGTTTATGAGAAAGACGGTGATACGAAAGTATATGTCGATGTAAAGTGCGGTGAGGAACAGGAACAAAAACATGCGCAGATAAAGGGCATGATCGGTGAGTTTGCGGCAGACATGGATGCCGATAATGCAACAATGGAGGCATTAAAGACATATTTTAAGCCGGATACTTTAACAAAGATAAAGAAAGCAGAAAAGGTATTTGCATTTTCATCAAAGACAAAGTACAGTGGAATCATTTCAGAGGGAAAAAGTTATGTGATCGGGGCACCTGAATTTGTGCTTCGGGAGGATTATGCAGAGTACAAAGACCGAATAGAAGCGTATAGTGAGAAAGGGTATCGTGTCCTTGTGTATGGCAGATATGAGGGAATTTTAGACGGACAGCAGCTTACGGAAAAAGTATTACCGATCGCGTTTATCATGCTGACAAATGCGATACGGGAAGGAGCAAAGGAAACCTTTTCCTATTTTACAGAGCGTGGTGTGGAGATCAAGGTTATCTCCGGGGATAATCCTAAGACTGTTGCTGAAATTGCGGAAAAAGCGGGAATCTGTGGCGCAGATAACTATGTGGATGCATCCACGTTGACAACAGATGAGAGTATCGCACAGGCTGTAGCAAAATATCAGATTTTTGGCAGGGTGACACCTGATCAGAAGTTAAAGTTTGTGGAAGCGCTGAAAGCACAGGGAAGAACGGTTGCCATGACGGGTGACGGTGTCAATGATGTGCTGGCATTAAAAGATGCGGACTGCAGTATCGCAATGGCATCGGGAAGCGAGGCTGCATCGCAGGTGGCACAGCTTGTTCTTTTGGACAATGATTTTTCAAGGATGCCCTCTGTAGTGATGGAAGGGCGGAGAGTGGTAAATAATATCCAGCGCTCGGCAAGCTTATACCTGGTTAAAAATATTTTTTCCATGCTGCTTGCAGTATTTTCCATGATCTCTATGATCAATTATCCACTGGAACCGTCACAGATTTCGCTGATCAGTATGTTTACGATTGGAATTCCGTCTTTTGTGCTTGCATTAGAGCCAAACAAAGACCGCATACAGGGACATTTTATGACAAATGTGTTGTTGAAGGCATTGCCTGCCGGACTTACCGATTTCTTTGCTGTCAGCAGTCTGGTATTGTTTTGTCAGGTATTTGGTGTGAACGAAGAGGACATTTCGACATCCTGTACGATACTTGTTGCTATTGTTGGATTTATGATCTTATATCAGATCGCAAAACCGATGACGGCTGGACACCGGGTACTGATGGTTGGAATGGTCGCCGGCTGGCTGTTCTGCATGATATTTGTCAGCCACTTATTTGCAATCAGGGATATCTCAGGGCAGTGTATGATGCTGACTGCGGTATTTACGGTTGCAGCGGAGTCCATTCTGCGGTATCTGTCGAAATTTGTGGAGTGGATGCGGGAAAGTCTTTTAGTGTTAAAAAAGAAAATACATCAGGCAACAGCATGA
- the gltA gene encoding NADPH-dependent glutamate synthase, with translation MDVLNRVPVREQEPQVRAANFEEVCLGYNEEEAKAEAARCLNCKNAQCMKGCPVSINIPAFIAQVKEGNFEEAYHIISQSSALPAVCGRVCPQESQCEGKCIRGIKGEPVAIGKLERFVADWARENDIKPKKAEKLNGHKVAVIGSGPAGLTCAGDLAKLGYDVTIFEALHEAGGVLIYGIPEFRLPKQKVVAAEVENVKALGVKIETNVVIGKSVTIDELMENEGFEAVFIGSGAGLPRFMGIPGEQAMGVFSANEFLTRNNLMKAFKDEYDTPIKAGKKVIVVGGGNVAMDAARTAKRLGAEVHIVYRRGEEELPARVEEVHHAKEEGVIFDLLQNPTEILVDENGWVKGAKVIKMELGEPDASGRRSPVEIPGSEYEIEADTVIMSLGTSPNPLISSTTKGLEINRRKCIIAEEENGATSKAGVFAGGDAVTGAATVILAMGAGKAAAKGIDEYLSNK, from the coding sequence ATGGACGTATTAAATAGAGTACCGGTTCGCGAGCAGGAACCACAGGTTCGTGCGGCTAACTTTGAAGAGGTATGTTTAGGATATAACGAGGAAGAGGCAAAAGCTGAGGCAGCACGCTGCTTAAACTGTAAAAATGCGCAGTGTATGAAGGGCTGTCCGGTATCTATCAATATCCCGGCATTTATCGCACAGGTAAAGGAAGGAAACTTTGAGGAGGCATATCACATTATCAGTCAGTCTTCCGCACTTCCGGCAGTCTGCGGACGTGTCTGCCCACAGGAGAGCCAGTGTGAAGGAAAATGTATCCGCGGAATCAAGGGTGAACCGGTTGCAATCGGTAAATTAGAGCGTTTTGTTGCCGACTGGGCAAGAGAAAATGATATTAAACCGAAAAAAGCAGAGAAATTAAACGGACATAAGGTTGCAGTCATCGGTTCTGGCCCTGCAGGTTTAACCTGTGCCGGAGATCTGGCAAAACTTGGCTATGATGTGACAATCTTTGAGGCACTTCATGAGGCAGGCGGCGTACTGATTTACGGTATCCCGGAGTTCCGTCTTCCGAAACAGAAGGTTGTTGCTGCTGAGGTGGAAAATGTAAAAGCACTCGGTGTTAAGATCGAGACAAACGTTGTTATCGGAAAATCTGTTACAATCGATGAATTAATGGAAAACGAGGGATTTGAGGCCGTATTTATCGGTTCCGGTGCCGGACTTCCAAGATTTATGGGTATTCCTGGCGAGCAGGCAATGGGTGTATTTTCTGCAAATGAGTTCCTGACCAGAAACAACCTGATGAAGGCATTTAAAGATGAGTATGATACACCGATCAAAGCAGGCAAGAAAGTTATCGTTGTCGGCGGCGGTAACGTTGCTATGGATGCTGCGAGAACTGCAAAGAGACTTGGCGCGGAGGTACATATCGTATACCGCCGTGGCGAGGAAGAGCTTCCGGCGCGTGTGGAGGAAGTACATCATGCAAAAGAAGAGGGCGTGATCTTTGATCTGCTCCAGAACCCGACAGAAATTCTTGTAGATGAGAATGGCTGGGTAAAAGGCGCGAAAGTCATTAAGATGGAACTCGGTGAACCGGATGCATCCGGAAGAAGAAGCCCGGTAGAGATTCCGGGATCTGAGTATGAGATCGAGGCAGATACCGTGATCATGTCACTTGGAACTTCACCGAACCCGCTGATCTCTTCCACTACAAAGGGACTTGAGATCAACCGCAGAAAATGTATCATCGCAGAGGAAGAAAACGGTGCTACCTCAAAAGCCGGTGTATTTGCCGGTGGTGATGCCGTAACCGGAGCTGCAACTGTAATTCTTGCCATGGGTGCAGGAAAAGCTGCCGCAAAGGGAATCGATGAATATCTGAGCAATAAATAA